In one window of Aphidius gifuensis isolate YNYX2018 linkage group LG4, ASM1490517v1, whole genome shotgun sequence DNA:
- the LOC122856004 gene encoding amino acid transporter AVT1C: MMNSERDSLINRHESSHSGLSVLFATLCIIDIFGVFPIIALPRAIVQCGLLGIPLVIVVVLLQIYTAILLGKSWTIASSLDPQIFTKNRYPLAAVTEFTLGPKFRTCVTVLLDLTVFGCGIPNLLVASQNLQLFGLKVSDNQFDMSFCYWLLVVGIGLCPLMWLGSPRDMKSLAITSTIAVIATAVLVWWCIISDDRQLNSLPLPTSPTWDKFISGYGMLAFQFDVHPTLMTIQVDMKRPKNINKSVVASFLFTAFIFGTTTSLAIWKYGASTTANILQIAPPSYASRAAILISALQLIFSSVIGHSALFLHLEDELHVQRNFGWKRCAMRSAIVLLGVIVGESVPRFDIVMALIGGTLTGPLVFVLPPIMYAKAKALKEKAKKIKIHHDIQSATECHSSEDNVIDEKAHSQSIHYRFNDKNPDNHKCVYYANNNNNNKDHEQDDLAGPSNFRKKLKIDNIGLVETPPPPQDSNKLSTYKSVQSRPIAIAEKDTSNIDLIVDWFGYFVVFLGILITLSSTYINIKNTIRFVRFTPPCIVNASIAAHF, from the exons atgaTGAATTCAGAAAGAGATTCACTTATTAATCGTCATGAATCATCACACTCAGGACTTTCTGTACTTTTTGCAACTCTatgtattattgatatttttggtGTATTTCCAATAATTGCATTGCCACGTGCAATTGTACAGTGtg gttTACTTGGTATTCCACTTGTTATTGTTGTCGTTTTACTACAAATTTATACAGCAATTTTACTTGGTAAATCATGGACAATTGCCAGCAGTTTGGATCCTCAGATATTCACAAAAAATCG ATATCCACTTGCAGCTGTTACAGAATTTACACTTGGTCCAAAATTTAGAACTTGTGTTACTGTACTTCTTGACTTGACAGTATTTGGCTGTGGAATTCCAAATCTTCTTGTTG cttCACAAAATCTTCAATTATTTGGTTTAAAAGTATCAGATAATCAGTTTGATATGTCATTCTGTTATTGGCTACTTGTTGTTGGCATTGGACTTTGTCCCTTGATGTGGCTAGGTAGTCCACGAGACATGAA atcACTGGCAATAACTTCAACAATTGCTGTAATTGCAACTGCTGTACTAGTGTGGTGGTGTATTATATCAGATGATCGTCAACTCAATAGTCTTCCACTTCCAACATCACCTACTTgggataaatttatatctggTTATGGCATGCTAGCTTTTCAATTTGATGTTCATCCAACACTGATGACTATTCAAGTTGATATGAAACGacctaaaaatattaataaatctgTTGTTGCTTCATTTTTAt tTACTGCATTTATATTTGGTACAACAACAAGTTTAGCTATTTGGAAATATGGTGCTAGTACAACAgcaaatatattacaaattgCACCACCAAGTTATGCAAGTAGAGCTGCTATTCTTATATCAGCATTACAGTTGATATTTTCTAGTGTTATTGGACATTCAGCATTATTTTTACATCTTGAAGATGAACTTCATGTTCAAAGAA attttGGATGGAAACGTTGTGCAATGCGTTCAGCAATAGTTTTACTTGGTGTTATTGTTGGTGAATCAGTGCCTCGATTTGACATTGTTATGGCACTCATTGGTGGTACATTAACTGGTCCACTTGTATTTGTTCTTCCACCAATAATGTATGCCAAAGCTAAAGCACTCAAagaaaaagctaaaaaaattaaaatacatcaCGATATACAATCAGCTACTGAGTGTCATTCATCAGAAGATaatgttattgatgaaaagGCACATTCACAATCAATTCATTATcgttttaatgataaaaatccaGACAATCATAAATGTGTTTATTATgccaacaacaataacaacaacaaggaTCATGAACAAGATGACTTGGCTGGTCCatcaaattttagaaaaaaattaaagattgaTAATATTGGTCTTGTTGagacaccaccaccaccacaagattcaaataaattatcaacatataAATCAGTCCAATCAAGACCAATTGCAATTGCTGAAAAAGATACaagtaatattgatttaattgttgattggtttggttattttgttgtatttcTTGGCATACTGATAACTCTTTCATCaacatatattaatattaaaaataccattCGTTTTGTTAGATTTACACCACCATGTATTGTAAATGCTTCAATTGCAgcacatttttaa